From Salinirubrum litoreum, one genomic window encodes:
- a CDS encoding DUF7351 domain-containing protein has translation MWEARAFTPERMSYQLISCGVVAFYMIERGQSSNTEQAGMSPAEAFAILGDRTRLSIIRVLWMADRFHTYEDIDNSASTMSFSELRTRVDVSDNGRFNYHLSKLVPQFVRKMDGGYRLSGAGKRLARTVATVAGEHDVEIAGEVETECPVCGGAVTATYEDQWLRVACTECAGVFGDAAPEGTLLNAPFPAPGLVGRTPDEALATELYRCMLDLTSMMQGVCPGCASAVTGSLSVCDGHDAASDRMCRDCGTPFVAWGELRCDTCRFVKRLPVELCVMGLAPVIGILYAQGINALAPSLNDLFEFTRTRMTTAVTEDPFGVLVHIGAEDRMTLTLDEHLTVVDTAQ, from the coding sequence GTGTGGGAAGCCCGGGCGTTCACGCCAGAGAGGATGTCATATCAGCTTATCTCGTGTGGGGTGGTAGCTTTTTACATGATAGAACGAGGACAGTCATCGAACACCGAGCAGGCTGGGATGTCACCGGCGGAGGCGTTTGCGATCTTGGGCGACAGAACGCGGCTTTCGATCATTCGGGTCCTCTGGATGGCCGATCGCTTCCACACGTACGAAGACATCGACAACAGCGCGTCGACGATGTCGTTCTCTGAACTCCGTACCCGCGTCGACGTCAGTGACAATGGTCGATTCAACTACCACCTCTCGAAGCTCGTCCCACAGTTCGTTCGGAAGATGGACGGTGGGTATCGGCTGAGCGGCGCGGGAAAGCGACTTGCACGGACGGTCGCCACGGTCGCAGGCGAACACGACGTCGAGATCGCTGGCGAGGTGGAGACGGAGTGCCCTGTGTGTGGCGGCGCAGTGACAGCCACGTACGAGGACCAGTGGCTCCGCGTTGCCTGCACCGAGTGTGCTGGAGTCTTCGGCGACGCAGCTCCTGAGGGGACCCTTCTGAACGCGCCGTTCCCGGCACCGGGGTTGGTCGGTCGGACACCCGACGAGGCGCTCGCGACGGAACTCTACCGGTGTATGCTGGATCTGACGTCGATGATGCAGGGTGTCTGTCCCGGCTGTGCGAGTGCCGTCACCGGCAGCCTCTCAGTGTGTGACGGACACGACGCGGCCTCCGACCGGATGTGTCGAGACTGCGGGACTCCCTTCGTCGCGTGGGGCGAACTCCGGTGTGACACCTGTCGGTTCGTCAAACGACTTCCAGTCGAGCTGTGTGTGATGGGTCTGGCACCCGTTATCGGTATCCTGTATGCGCAGGGAATCAACGCGCTCGCACCCTCGCTCAACGACCTCTTTGAGTTCACACGGACCCGGATGACTACTGCCGTGACCGAGGACCCCTTCGGCGTACTCGTCCATATCGGTGCCGAGGACAGGATGACGCTGACGCTGGACGAACACCTGACGGTAGTCGACACTGCTCAGTAG